The following are from one region of the Azospirillum sp. TSH100 genome:
- a CDS encoding branched-chain amino acid ABC transporter permease LivH (LivHMGF is the membrane component of the LIV-I/LS branched-chain amino acid transporter) has protein sequence MDYFLQQLINGLSLGAIYGLIAIGYTMVYGIIGMINFAHGEIYMIGSFVALITFLAIGALGITWVPLALLIMLLASMLFTSVYGWTVERIAYRPLRSSPRLAPLISAIGMSIFLQNYIQILQGARSKPLQPILPGNLTLMDGAVSVSYVRLATIIITLVLMVGFTMLINRTSLGRAQRACEQDKKMAGLLGVNVDRVISLTFVMGAALAAVAGMMVLLIYGVIDFYIGFLAGVKSFTAAVLGGVGSLPGAMLGGVVIGLIEAFWSGYVGSEWKDVATFSILVLVLIFRPTGLLGRPEIEKV, from the coding sequence ATGGACTATTTTCTTCAGCAATTGATCAACGGGCTGTCGCTTGGTGCGATTTACGGCCTGATCGCGATTGGCTACACGATGGTGTACGGCATCATCGGCATGATCAACTTCGCCCATGGCGAGATTTACATGATCGGGTCCTTCGTGGCGCTGATCACCTTCCTTGCCATCGGCGCGCTGGGCATCACCTGGGTGCCCTTGGCGCTGCTGATCATGCTGCTCGCCTCCATGCTGTTCACCAGCGTCTATGGCTGGACGGTGGAGCGCATCGCCTACCGGCCGCTGCGCTCCTCGCCGCGGCTGGCGCCGCTGATCTCCGCCATCGGCATGTCGATCTTCCTGCAGAACTACATCCAGATCCTCCAGGGCGCCCGCTCCAAGCCGCTGCAGCCCATCCTGCCCGGCAACCTCACCCTGATGGACGGCGCCGTCTCCGTCAGCTACGTCCGCCTCGCCACCATCATCATCACCCTGGTCCTGATGGTCGGCTTCACCATGCTGATCAACCGCACCTCGCTGGGCCGCGCCCAGCGGGCGTGCGAGCAGGACAAGAAGATGGCCGGGCTGCTCGGCGTCAACGTCGACCGCGTCATCTCGCTGACCTTCGTCATGGGCGCCGCGCTGGCCGCCGTCGCCGGCATGATGGTGCTGCTGATCTATGGCGTCATCGACTTCTACATCGGCTTCCTGGCCGGCGTGAAAAGCTTCACCGCCGCCGTGCTCGGCGGCGTCGGCTCGCTGCCCGGCGCCATGCTCGGCGGCGTCGTCATCGGCCTGATCGAGGCCTTCTGGTCGGGCTATGTCGGCTCCGAATGGAAGGACGTCGCCACCTTCTCCATCCTCGTCCTCGTCCTGATCTTCCGGCCCACCGGCCTGCTCGGCCGGCCCGAGATCGAGAAGGTGTAA
- the livM gene encoding high-affinity branched-chain amino acid ABC transporter permease LivM: MTTPSHAPSHPHYHINGKRPGVDWAATVKDAGLAAFVALLLTVPLVGLRTVDRPTGLGIEARPEEVIASLLLVFLGRLGLGLIRQGMALPVLILALVCAGVGLVLPMPTQVLRLVLVLGGGVIALRAAMTVATGRSKLSQADRDKRMDRVAAKVQHASRYIGPVAVAFAAVLPLTPLADRMILDIGILLLTYIMLGWGLNIVVGLAGLLDLGYVAFYAVGAYSYALLAHYFGLSFWLCLPLAGLLAACSGVLLGFPVLRLRGDYFAIVTLGFGEIIRIILVNWYQFTGGPNGISGIPRPSFFGIADFSRTPAEGMAAFHELFGLEFSPLHRIIFLYYLILALALVVNLFTLRVRKLPLGRAWEALREDDIACASLGINRTNMKLAAFAIAAMFGGFAGSFFATRQGFISPESFTFIESAIILAIVVLGGMGSQIGVVVATLLVIGLPEAFRELADYRMLAFGAGMVVIMLWRPRGLLAHRDPTILLHGGKKAAATGAAK, from the coding sequence ATGACCACCCCTTCCCACGCGCCGTCGCACCCCCATTACCACATCAACGGCAAGCGCCCCGGCGTCGACTGGGCCGCCACCGTCAAGGACGCCGGCCTCGCCGCCTTCGTGGCATTGCTGCTGACCGTGCCGCTGGTGGGCCTGCGCACGGTGGACCGCCCCACCGGCCTCGGCATCGAGGCCCGGCCGGAGGAGGTCATCGCCTCGCTGCTGCTGGTCTTCCTCGGCCGGCTCGGGCTCGGGCTGATCCGCCAGGGCATGGCGCTGCCGGTGCTGATCCTGGCGCTGGTCTGCGCCGGCGTCGGGCTGGTGCTGCCGATGCCGACCCAGGTGCTGCGCCTGGTGCTGGTGCTGGGCGGCGGCGTCATCGCGCTGCGCGCCGCCATGACGGTGGCCACCGGCCGCTCCAAGCTGTCCCAGGCCGACCGCGACAAGCGCATGGACCGCGTCGCCGCCAAGGTGCAGCACGCCAGCCGCTACATCGGCCCGGTCGCCGTCGCCTTCGCCGCGGTGCTGCCGCTGACCCCGCTGGCCGACCGCATGATCCTGGACATCGGCATCCTGCTGCTGACCTACATCATGCTGGGCTGGGGCCTGAACATCGTGGTGGGCCTCGCCGGCCTGCTCGATCTCGGCTATGTCGCCTTCTACGCCGTCGGCGCCTACAGCTACGCGCTGCTCGCCCATTACTTCGGGCTCAGCTTCTGGCTCTGCCTGCCGCTGGCGGGCCTGCTGGCCGCCTGCTCGGGCGTGCTGCTGGGCTTCCCGGTGCTGCGGCTGCGCGGCGACTATTTCGCCATCGTGACCTTGGGCTTCGGCGAGATCATCCGCATCATCCTGGTCAACTGGTACCAGTTCACCGGCGGCCCCAACGGCATCTCCGGCATCCCGCGCCCGAGCTTCTTCGGCATCGCCGACTTCAGCCGCACGCCGGCCGAGGGCATGGCCGCCTTCCACGAGCTGTTCGGGCTGGAGTTCTCGCCGCTCCACCGCATCATCTTCCTCTACTACCTCATCCTGGCGCTGGCGCTGGTGGTGAACCTGTTCACGCTGCGCGTGCGCAAGCTGCCGCTGGGCCGGGCCTGGGAGGCTCTGCGCGAGGACGACATCGCCTGTGCGTCGCTCGGCATCAACCGCACCAACATGAAGCTGGCGGCCTTCGCCATCGCGGCGATGTTCGGCGGCTTCGCCGGGTCCTTCTTCGCGACGCGCCAGGGCTTCATCAGCCCGGAGAGCTTCACCTTCATCGAGTCGGCGATCATCCTGGCCATCGTGGTGCTGGGCGGCATGGGCAGCCAGATCGGCGTGGTGGTGGCCACGCTGCTGGTGATCGGCCTGCCGGAAGCGTTCCGCGAGCTGGCCGACTACCGCATGCTGGCCTTCGGCGCCGGCATGGTGGTGATCATGCTGTGGCGTCCGCGCGGCCTGCTGGCCCACCGCGACCCGACCATCCTCCTGCATGGCGGCAAGAAAGCCGCCGCGACGGGAGCCGCCAAATGA